The region agcctggtacagttcactaagagccgcgatcctgtcgccttcgatgttggagggcgggatgtaaaccgcgactagcagaatcgcggtaaattcccttggcaggtaaaaaggacggcacttaatgatcacaaactccgccagtggcgagcagtgcttgcatagcactacagagtcccggcaccattcgtcacggatgtagacgcaaatTCCACcgccacgagattttcccccttgtacaatggcccggtccgcgcGACAGCACGCTAGCccctccagatgtacagcagagtccggaatgttgacggtcaaccaagtctcagtgaacacgagcacacagcagtcccgcactgtccggtttgtagatctcagcaagcgaatgtaatccattttgttgtccagcgatcgaacattcgccagaagaatggaaggcacggccgggcgagcagggttgcccgccagcctggcccggacgcctccgcgcttgcccctcgtcagcctcctcgcacaccgctttcgacgcttcccaaccggggaaggaatagcagacgagcccggcgacgcttcaggacgtagcactccgagctcctttaatgtccccgcatcaaagtccagaactcgacaaaactcgctttggctgatgtcgagcagaacctgcctgccgtaactgtagcacgactcagtacgacgagacgaacacataaaactgccggacaaacactcattagacaaacaaaacaccgttcgggcgggacagagagaggtcgctgcgtatgcaggcggcgccatcttgaaaaacaaaagtcgTACCTGTtgttggtggattacctgacaaaatatccagaagtgctcaacctgactgataaaacagctcgcacggtgattcagaagatgaagtctgtctttgccagacatgggattcctaaggaggtagtgagtgatcatgtcccattcgccagctataagatgcagtcatttggagcttcatgggagttcaagctcacacactccagcccaggttttccctcttccAATGGAATGGCAGAGCAGGCCATAAAGACAGTAAGTAAAACACacgctgaagaaagcagtgcagaccggcactgacccacatctagtgtcgctgtcgctgagaaacacaccggtgacaggactgCACCTGtcacctgcacaaatgttgatggcTAGAGTCCTTCCgtgttccagtgctgtgctgaaacagtcagccccacagcatattctcaaaagaatacaggacttgcagtcccgacaaaagcaacactacgaccagcgtgcaaagctACTGCCCGTGttgaccccaggagacacgctacactaggggtgtaacgattcatcgatacacatcgattaatcgatataatgctctacgatttgttggcatcgatgctaaacgtaagcATATATCGATATTGATCTTTCCAAGATCCGGGTGTGACGTTTTTGCTTGCTCCCTCCGAGTTTTCCCCCTATGACTTGATTCATGCAGCTTTTCCCTTCTAGCACCCACCCTTCCGAGGGTGTGAATGGCGCAGCGCTGCGCCACGGCAACCGCCCCCCTTACTTGTCTGCTAGCGTCACTTAGCGGTCGACTTGAGGCCTTGCAACATGGCTTGACGATTCCAAAGCAGCTCGTCACTGAGCGTGTCTGTATGTGCCTTGCCACATCTTTCCCCTAACGTACGTCAACACGATTTGACATTTGAGATGGAACTGACTGAGCTAGAAAACTGGCCAtttcgttttgttttcttgagAGCGCTCATGCGCCCCCACGCGGATTGCAGCCATATTACACATAGCAAAAAACCGGCCCTTCTGGTAATTAATTATATGAAGTTGCAAGACAAAAGCAAAAGTAAGTCTAACTTCGGGGGCACGCCCTGAAGAATCGCTATGGGATATCAATCAGCGGGATAGAAAGTCGTTCAAGTAAAGTAGCCCCTCGTTTGATCACTCGCAGGCCAAAGTGGtacgtatggatggatggatggttgactTTTGTATTTGATGTGTATGTTTTGTAAACCTACTAGGGTGACGACATAGACCTGTTTTTTCTTCATTAGTGTACgatgacacaaatgacatggtgcCTGGATAGCAGTAGCATTTATCGGCCGAACAAAACGTGTACAATGACAAAAACTAATGTGCACTGACATTTGTGAGTTTTTGgccgtttatttattgatttacactttatttatttattcattcattcacatttatttatttatttacttgcttacttacttattcccccgcctgctgcccgatgactgctgggctccagcacgcccgcgacccccgtggggacaagcagtatagaaaatggatggatggatatttatttattaactcaCATACTTCCTTGCGACCCTGGCCAAAGCACGGGAATTTTGTAACCAACTCTTCCGTGAGCGTTTTGGTTTCGGCATTGTTTGTAAACACTCGCAGTAGACTGGCCAGCCCAGTAGCAAAGTGAAATGGAATGGAATGTACATGAATTATGGTTGAggcagtccaacaaaatcccGGACCAAACAGTTTCGTTGGTCTCACCAGTTCTACCAGTTCGACGGTATGGCTGTGATGTAAAAGGAAGCTAAGCTCCCAGTAAACAGAAGAACGCCTGTCTCCTTTGCGAACGAACCGGCTGAGGATAATTGCACCGCAAAGACTCTTTCCAATTCATCAAACGCAAGATCCGTTTTTGAAAGAGCGCGGTGCGTGCCCTCAGCTCGTCCACGAGATCTTGGGAGGGCGGGATCTGCGCTGCGCTTCGGCTGCTGGCTGGGGGAGCGTGGTCTTGTCAGCTCAATGCTATTTTCGGACTGCTTCAAGTGATCCCTTTGCGTTCAGGTTCATGCGGGAACGATGGAAATCAAGGACCTGCTGTTGGAAACGCTGGAAGACCTGGGGCAGGAGGACttcaagaagttcaagtttCATATGGACCTGCCCGAGAGCGTCAAAGAAAACGCAGACCGGACTGACATCGCCACACAGCTGATGAACAGGCACGGGAAGAACGCGGGGGAGAAGACCATCGAGATTCTGGAGAagatcaacaactacaacctggCCCAGAAGCTGCGCAACAACCTGCCGCAAATCACAGGTAAGGTGGGGGAAGGGGGGAGGCTTTCAGAAAGCAGCTTACCTGCAACCTCTCAGGTGATACAAATGATGGCAATAGCTCTGGCCTCCTTCACTTGCCTCCTTGAgtgaaggcggcggcggcggcatagCTGCGGCACGCTTGCGGCCAGGCCTATAGACGGTTTTGCAGCACGGGATCTCCTTCTGCGCCCTCAGGTAGCATCTCCTCAGTGGATGACGAGCAGATCGGCAAATACAAGCGGGAGCTGCAAGAGAACCTGCGGAAGATCTACCTCAACGTTCCCGAGGGCAACCCAGGGAACAGCCGGCAGGAGCCTCTGGAGAACGTCTACACCGAGCTCAACATTACCCGCGGCGTCGCCGGTCTCCCCAACAAGCAGCACGAGGTCCTTCAGATGGAGATGTGCGGCGTGGCCGAGGAGGAGTCCATCCAGCCGTGTGACATCTTCCAAAGCCAGGAGCCCCTTCACACGATGCTCACCGTGGGCTTCGCGGGCATCGGTAAGACTTTCCTGGTGCGCAAGTTTGTCCTGGACTGGGCCAGCGGGGAAACCAACACAGACGTAGACTTCATCTTTCCCTTGGCCTTCCGCGAGTTGAACTTGGAGGAGAAGAAAAGCTTTTCGCTGGCGGAGCTCATCCGACTCTTTGTCTGGGAGAGCAAGGCCATCAAGATGCTGGACCAGATCTTGGTCAGTCTGCAAGAGTCGCCCAACCGCCACTACCAGTCCAGCGAGATCaagattttgtttgtgctggacGGCCTGGACGAGTCCCGCCTCAAACTGGACCTGAACGACGAGCGCAAGGTGGACCTGGATGTGACCCGAGCGTACCCGGTGGAGGTGCTCCTGGCGCATCTCATCAAGGGGAACCTGCTTCCCTGCGCCCGGGTTTGGATCACCACGCGGCCCCAGGCGGCCCACGACATCCCGCCGCGCCTGGTGGACGCCAGAACCGAGGTGAAAGGCTTCAGCGACTCCCAGAGGATGGACTACTTCAGGAAGAGGTTCCCCGCCGAGGAGGACGTCATCAAGCACATCCAGAAGTCCCGCACCATTTTGATCATGTGCCACTTGCCCATCTTCTGCTGGATCACCGCCACCGTTCTCCGAGATCATCGGAAAAACGGAAAGGAGCTGCCCGAAACCCTGACCGAGATGTACACAGAGTTCCTGCTCTATCACCTGGACAAGTCCAAGGAGCGAGACAGCCAGAAGAGCACGGAGTACGTCACAGCGCTGGCCAAGCTGGCTTTTCAGCAGCTGATGAAAAAGCAACAGATCTTCTACGAGAGCGACTTGCGGGAAAGCGGCTTGGATGACCCGCAGGGCGCAAAACACTCGGGAGTCTTCAccgtggtcttcaaggaggtaCCCCCGCTCAAGAAATACCAACGCAAGATGTTCCAGTTCATCCACCTGACCATCCAGGAATATCTGGCTGCTCTCCACGTGATGATGAGCTTGTTCCAGGACGACACAAACGTGCTGGACAATTCCAGGTGGACGCGGAAAGGCCTCCTGTTGCTTTGGAAGCGGAAGCAGCTCACTCGGGTCCACGAGGCGGCCATCCGCAAAGCCTCCAAGAGTGAGGGAAACCTGGACTTGTTCCTCCGCTTCCTGCTGGGCCTCTCCTTGCAGTGCAACCAGGATCTCCTGGGTGAGCTGTTGAAGGTTCCCAAGAACTACAGACACAGCAAggcagaaacggtccgcttgatCAAGCGACGGATCAAGCGGAATTCTCCCGAGGAGAACATCAACTTGTTCTACTGCCTGAAGGAGCTGAAGGACGAGTCCCTGCTGGAGCAGATCCAACAATACCTAAAAGGGGGGAAATTGTCCACCAAGGACCTACCTCCGGCCATGTGGTCGGCCCTGCTCTTCTTCTTGCGGGCTTCCGACGAAGCCATGAGCTGCTTCGATCTCCGGAAATACGCTCCGTCCGAGAAGGGGCTCCTGATGCTGCTGCCGGTGGTCAAGGCTTCTCAAAAATCAGTGTAGGTGCCGTCGAGCCAGCACGCTGAACCGGCCACGCACATGTCAGCAGCCCaaaccctcttgtcttctcaggctccagaGCTGCAAGCTgcgcaagaaaagctgcgaggcgctggcctccgttctaagctcgcccggcagcctgagggagctggatctcagcAAGAACGACTTGTtggacgacgggctggaggcgctcgccgccggactggcaaagctgcagtgcaccttgcaagttctcaggtaaggctctcctcgagccggcccaagaaccttgggcctgtgtcagccgccctcttgtcttctcaggctcatcgactgcaagctgagcaagaaaagctgcgaggcgctggcctccgttctaatcTCGTCGCGCACCGTGAGCCATCTGGATCTCAGCGAGAACAACTTGCATGaccacgggctggaggcgctcgccgccggactggcaaagccgcagtgcaccttgcaagttctcgagtaaggctcccctcgagcggcagaaggccagccggcccaagaaccttgggcttgtgtcagccggctgccctcttgtcttctcaggctcgaggactgcaagctgagcaagaaaagctgtgaggcgctggcctccgttctaagctcgcccggcagcctgagggagctggatctcagcAACAACGACTTgtgtgacgggctggaggcgctcgccaccggactggcaaagccgcagtgcaccttggaAGTTCTCAAGTAAGGCTCccctcgagcggcagaaggccagcctgcccaagaaccttgggcttgtgtcagccgccctcctgtcttctcaggctccggtGGTgccagctgagcaagaaaagctgcgaggcgctggcctccgttctaagctcgcccagCAGCCTGAGGGAACTGGATCTCAGCTTCAACAACTTGCACGaccacgggctggaggcgctcgccaccggactggcaaagccgcagtgcaccttgcaaatTCTCGGGTAAGGCTCTCCTCGAGCGGCAGAAGCCCAgacggcccaagaaccttgggcttgtgtcagccggctgccctcttgtcttctcaggctcgagtattgcaagctgagcaagaaaagctgcgaggcgctggcctccgttctaagctcgcccggcagcctgagCAATCTGGATCTCAGCAAGAACGACTTgtgtgacgacgggctggaggcgctcgccgccggactggcaaagccgcagtgcaccttgcaagttctcagGTAAGGCTTCCCTTGagtggcagaaggccagccggcccaagaaccttgggcttgtgtcagccgccctcctgtcttctcaggctccggtGGTgccagctgagcaagaaaagctgcgaggcgctggcctccgttctaagctcgcccggcagaatgagggagctggatctcagcGAAAACGACTTGCGCGACGACGGGCTCAaagcgctcgccgccggactggcaaagccgcagtgcaccttgcaagttctcgggtaaggctcccctcgagcggcagaaggccagccggcccaagaaccttgggcctgtgtcagccgccctcttgtcttctcaggctccagcattgcaagctgagcaagaaaagctgtgaggcgctggcctccgttctaagttcgcccggcagcctgagggagctggatctcggCAACAACGTCTTGCAcaacgacgggctggaggcgctcgccaccggactggcaaagccgcagtgcaccttgcaagttctcggGTAATGCTCTCCttgagcggcagaaggccagccggcccaagaaccttgggcttgtgtcagccgccctcttgtcttctcaggctcatgGAGTGCGAGATCAGCACTCGAGGATGCGTCTCACTGGCCAAGGCTCTCCGGTCCAACCCCTCCCACCTCCAAAAGCTGAACCTGTGGTTCAATGACATCAAAGAGAAAGGAAAGCGGGTCTTGGAGGAGGTCCAAATGGATCCTCGCTGCAGTCTGAAGATCGAGTGGTAGGTTCCAAACATCTTCCAGGGTGCCGTTGAAGAAAATGGCTTCCAAAAAGTTGCTCGCGCCTAGTTCCAAAACCAGATTTGCTGACTTGAATAAAGTAGAGAAGCAGACATGAAGTCAatcaaaagaaatgttttaaaaccaacttCATTCGGTGCACTTTGACATCACAAATGTTTTGGGCCATATTGCCTGAATGAAGTAAGTGTTCAATGCATGCCTGGTGTTTTTCCTCAAACGCTGAATGCTTGGTTATATCTCTCTCATGTTTTGTCTAGGAGGCTATAGATGGCACCCTTGGATCCTTGGGGAGAGTTCTGAGcacgaatggatggatggatgtggatGCATGCAGAAGCTCGCGAAGGATGCGTTTCCCCTGGAGCGTTTGGCTGAGGACGCCCGCTGTCCAAAAGGAAACGGCAAAGCCTGTCCTCCACGTTAGTTGCTTGATTCTCCGACCGATGATAAGGCATAAATATTTCCTCATTTCACAAATAAGACGTGAACTCCAACACAGACGTGTGCTCCTGACACTCTCCTGCCATCCACACTCGTGGCGGGCGGGCCTTGACCCTTGACCCTCCACTTCTTCGCATAATTTGACCTGCTGGCCGACCAATGGTGAATGTTGATGCCAATAATCATTGCAATCATCATGCCTTCAATTGACttgtttttaaatgcattttgatGACTAAACCGCCACGAAATATAAATACAAGTTGTAGAATGAACAATCAATAGATCAATCAATCTTTGCTACAACATTCGGGACGATATGTGCagaaattattctcaaacagggCAAGGAAATAGTCCAAACTCCTACTAGGGGGATAGAAAGAGGACGCTTGAGAAGAGAGCACAGATGGGAGGGAGGATCCCTCCTCCAGGATgagcaggctgcaatggatgcagagaggacacataatCCAACGGTAAAGCATAGAGAGCAGGATGTCATTGCGCAGTCATGTCTCCGAGACTCTGTGAGTGGCGCGAGTTCATCAGCGccacagcctgggggaagaagctgtgtctgtgtctgccgCTTTTGGCGTACACCGGGCTTTAGTCCCTACTATAGgccaaaagcttttatgcaatgctcTTTACATTTCATTCCCACAAGCActacatccgtccatccatccatttgcccCACATGGGCTCTTGAATATAGGATGATTGCTctccccctgccccccccccttttctgatCTCAACTGATATGAATTCGAATACGTTCCTCTTCCAAATAATGCCCAAATAGAACGCAACTGATGACTCGGGAGGGGCGCAGTCCGGCGGCCGGCATGTCATCATCAGGCGGGCGGCGCAGTCCGGCGGCCGGCATGTCATCATCAGGCGGGCGGCATGATTGCTTTTGTTCCTCCATGAATCAAAAGGTGAACCGAGGAGAAATGGCAAACGCAACAAGAGCCTGGCTGGGCACAAAATATACACTCGATACATTCGAGGTCAAATGATGAAATGGAGCTTCCGCTGGAAACGTTGGCTGCTAAATCAAGAGACCTGTTTCCACCACTTACTGGCAGTCCTTTCATAATAGATAATCATTAATGATATTAAACGAATCAAgtaattattaggggtgtaaatcgcgggttttgtcacgatacgatataatatcgatataaagaacttcgatacgatatttgccgatatgttaaagcctgctgcgattcaatcacgatatatcgcgatatagtgctctacgatcgatttttttttttttaataaaaaaatatagaacaatatcctgatttataacaattcatacgcaaaatcaacaa is a window of Syngnathus typhle isolate RoL2023-S1 ecotype Sweden linkage group LG1, RoL_Styp_1.0, whole genome shotgun sequence DNA encoding:
- the LOC133153187 gene encoding NACHT, LRR and PYD domains-containing protein 3-like isoform X3; the encoded protein is MEIKDLLLETLEDLGQEDFKKFKFHMDLPESVKENADRTDIATQLMNRHGKNAGEKTIEILEKINNYNLAQKLRNNLPQITGSISSVDDEQIGKYKRELQENLRKIYLNVPEGNPGNSRQEPLENVYTELNITRGVAGLPNKQHEVLQMEMCGVAEEESIQPCDIFQSQEPLHTMLTVGFAGIGKTFLVRKFVLDWASGETNTDVDFIFPLAFRELNLEEKKSFSLAELIRLFVWESKAIKMLDQILVSLQESPNRHYQSSEIKILFVLDGLDESRLKLDLNDERKVDLDVTRAYPVEVLLAHLIKGNLLPCARVWITTRPQAAHDIPPRLVDARTEVKGFSDSQRMDYFRKRFPAEEDVIKHIQKSRTILIMCHLPIFCWITATVLRDHRKNGKELPETLTEMYTEFLLYHLDKSKERDSQKSTEYVTALAKLAFQQLMKKQQIFYESDLRESGLDDPQGAKHSGVFTVVFKEVPPLKKYQRKMFQFIHLTIQEYLAALHVMMSLFQDDTNVLDNSRWTRKGLLLLWKRKQLTRVHEAAIRKASKSEGNLDLFLRFLLGLSLQCNQDLLGELLKVPKNYRHSKAETVRLIKRRIKRNSPEENINLFYCLKELKDESLLEQIQQYLKGGKLSTKDLPPAMWSALLFFLRASDEAMSCFDLRKYAPSEKGLLMLLPVVKASQKSVLQSCKLRKKSCEALASVLSSPGSLRELDLSKNDLLDDGLEALAAGLAKLQCTLQVLRLIDCKLSKKSCEALASVLISSRTVSHLDLSENNLHDHGLEALAAGLAKPQCTLQVLELEDCKLSKKSCEALASVLSSPGSLRELDLSNNDLCDGLEALATGLAKPQCTLEVLKLRWCQLSKKSCEALASVLSSPSSLRELDLSFNNLHDHGLEALATGLAKPQCTLQILGLEYCKLSKKSCEALASVLSSPGSLSNLDLSKNDLCDDGLEALAAGLAKPQCTLQVLRLRWCQLSKKSCEALASVLSSPGRMRELDLSENDLRDDGLKALAAGLAKPQCTLQVLGLQHCKLSKKSCEALASVLSSPGSLRELDLGNNVLHNDGLEALATGLAKPQCTLQVLGLMECEISTRGCVSLAKALRSNPSHLQKLNLWFNDIKEKGKRVLEEVQMDPRCSLKIEWRL
- the LOC133153187 gene encoding NACHT, LRR and PYD domains-containing protein 3-like isoform X2 gives rise to the protein MALDMKIEDLLLKTLEDLEQEDFKKFKYYMDLPKSKKENADRIDIAEQLTNTHGQNAVAETIKILEKINNYNLAQKLRNDLPQITGSISSVDDEQIGKYKRELQENLRKIYLNVPEGNPGNSRQEPLENVYTELNITRGVAGLPNKQHEVLQMEMCGVAEEESIQPCDIFQSQEPLHTMLTVGFAGIGKTFLVRKFVLDWASGETNTDVDFIFPLAFRELNLEEKKSFSLAELIRLFVWESKAIKMLDQILVSLQESPNRHYQSSEIKILFVLDGLDESRLKLDLNDERKVDLDVTRAYPVEVLLAHLIKGNLLPCARVWITTRPQAAHDIPPRLVDARTEVKGFSDSQRMDYFRKRFPAEEDVIKHIQKSRTILIMCHLPIFCWITATVLRDHRKNGKELPETLTEMYTEFLLYHLDKSKERDSQKSTEYVTALAKLAFQQLMKKQQIFYESDLRESGLDDPQGAKHSGVFTVVFKEVPPLKKYQRKMFQFIHLTIQEYLAALHVMMSLFQDDTNVLDNSRWTRKGLLLLWKRKQLTRVHEAAIRKASKSEGNLDLFLRFLLGLSLQCNQDLLGELLKVPKNYRHSKAETVRLIKRRIKRNSPEENINLFYCLKELKDESLLEQIQQYLKGGKLSTKDLPPAMWSALLFFLRASDEAMSCFDLRKYAPSEKGLLMLLPVVKASQKSVLQSCKLRKKSCEALASVLSSPGSLRELDLSKNDLLDDGLEALAAGLAKLQCTLQVLRLIDCKLSKKSCEALASVLISSRTVSHLDLSENNLHDHGLEALAAGLAKPQCTLQVLELEDCKLSKKSCEALASVLSSPGSLRELDLSNNDLCDGLEALATGLAKPQCTLEVLKLRWCQLSKKSCEALASVLSSPSSLRELDLSFNNLHDHGLEALATGLAKPQCTLQILGLEYCKLSKKSCEALASVLSSPGSLSNLDLSKNDLCDDGLEALAAGLAKPQCTLQVLRLRWCQLSKKSCEALASVLSSPGRMRELDLSENDLRDDGLKALAAGLAKPQCTLQVLGLQHCKLSKKSCEALASVLSSPGSLRELDLGNNVLHNDGLEALATGLAKPQCTLQVLGLMECEISTRGCVSLAKALRSNPSHLQKLNLWFNDIKEKGKRVLEEVQMDPRCSLKIEWRL